The Salmo trutta chromosome 6, fSalTru1.1, whole genome shotgun sequence genome has a window encoding:
- the LOC115196131 gene encoding toll-like receptor 13 has protein sequence MTLNITMPGKQSGSTFSQLRLFLCFLMYCWGLADPVCGYFLKNCTIRGNPFDPSNMKVLCYNRNLEVIPIDIPRKVINLDLAMNKISKIKKLDFKGLSNLKILNMSRNQISQVDDGSLGHLEALQELGLAHNRLTTLSDHLFQGLANLSLLHLDNNLIATISSSSFQPLSSLKTVNLTNNNLDNMKEVQPIVQLPHLQELYIGSNRFTSFQSQEISNTSIELRLLDLSRNPLGIFRITADVLPYLEVIDIAYCGQLGHMEWDVLDRSFLRNVNRLNLSGIEMSFERMGMVLQTVNSSLVHLRLNDLVNGSRLKIKALTDIACHIPTLSVLRLEYNNIGNLSEEFLQSCKHTTEVDISDTGLTQLSDFSFRSIEQLSTLKLGHNRLSSVPKATRNLPTLKILDLSFNIINKLGCSDFSNLTGLTQLFLFHNQIPNLPGCVFQDLKELRLLKLGSNKILTLNDAFMNGLHKLQTLSLASNKLSSIRKGEFKSLTSLNNLFLFDNQIASMENGAFEGLVNLTDLLLSSNKITQIAIRNTVLTGLPLLKSLDISCNYITYVNDDKLNPPPFSHLTSLEDLRIFSQRHKGLSHLPINFLEGLKSLLSFQAGSLNINELHPDTFIHTPQLWFLDISKNEFTALTLKLFHPIPRLNSLYLSKARLQSLDFLIGANLSRVTFLQVSKNDITVVNETVLRSLPALTYLDMQDNAFTCGCSDAWFVHWMENNNQTQVVGAGEFTCNYPADLKDTKLLDVELQFCTVHFGLYCYISTTTLVLLTLVASFAYHFLKWQVVYGYYLFLAFLYDTKQRNKHTPHGCQYDAFISYNAHDEPWVLRELLPELEGEQGWKLCLHHRDFQPGKPIIDNIMEGIYGSRKTICVISRRYLESEWCSREIQVASFRLFDEQKDVLILVFLEEIPTHQLSPYHRMRKLVKRRTYLSWPRAGEETGVFWQQLRLALETKDGSSEENPILSGVQAL, from the coding sequence ATGACACTCAATATAACCATGCCTGGAAAACAAAGTGGGTCTACATTCTCTCAGCTGAGACTCTTTCTTTGTTTCCTGATGTATTGCTGGGGTCTAGCTGATCCAGTATGTGGGTACTTCCTGAAAAACTGCACAATCCGGGGGAACCCCTTTGACCCCTCTAACATGAAAGTACTCTGTTATAACAGGAATCTTGAAGTCATACCAATAGATATTCCACGGAAAGTAATCAATTTAGACTTGGCAATGAATAAGATTTCCAAGATTAAAAAGTTGGATTTTAAAGGCCTGTCAAACCTAAAAATTCTAAATATGTCCAGAAACCAGATCTCTCAAGTGGACGATGGGTCTCTCGGACACCTAGAGGCTCTTCAGGAACTGGGTTTGGCTCATAACAGACTCACAACCCTGTCAGACCATTTGTTTCAGGGCCTGGCCAACCTCTCCCTGCTACATCTGGACAACAACCTCATTGCAACCATCAGCTCCTCATCCTTTCAGCCTCTCTCCAGTTTGAAGACAGTGAATTTAACCAATAACAACCTTGATAATATGAAGGAAGTTCAGCCCATCGTACAATTACCACACTTACAGGAGTTGTACATTGGGAGCAACAGATTCACCTCTTTCCAGTCACAGGAAATATCAAACACTTCTATAGAGCTGAGGCTGTTGGATTTATCCAGGAATCCATTGGGAATCTTCAGGATCACGGCAGATGTTCTTCCTTACCTTGAGGTGATAGACATCGCCTACTGTGGCCAACTTGGACACATGGAATGGGATGTCCTGGACAGGTCTTTTCTAAGAAACGTCAATCGTCTCAACTTGAGCGGCATTGAGATGTCTTTCGAGAGGATGGGTATGGTACTGCAGACTGTCAACTCCTCATTAGTCCATCTGAGATTGAATGACCTCGTCAATGGCTCAAGGCTCAAGATCAAGGCTCTCACTGATATCGCCTGCCATATACCTACACTCAGCGTGCTCCGACTAGAATATAACAACATAGGTAATCTCTCTGAGGAATTTCTGCAGTCATGTAAACATACGACAGAAGTGGACATATCAGATACTGGTCTTACTCAGCTGTCTGACTTTTCATTCAGATCAATAGAGCAATTAAGTACTTTGAAACTGGGCCACAATAGGCTTTCTTCCGTGCCAAAGGCCACAAGAAATCTACCTACACTGAAGATCCTGGATCTCAGCTTCAATATCATCAATAAACTAGGCTGCTCAGATTTCTCCAATCTTACAGGACTCACACAACTCTTTCTTTTCCACAATCAAATCCCCAACCTTCCGGGATGTGTTTTCCAGGATTTGAAAGAATTAAGGCTCCTTAAACTGGGATCAAACAAAATCCTGACCTTGAATGATGCCTTCATGAATGGTTTGCACAAACTTCAGACTTTAAGTTTGGCAAGCAATAAACTGAGCTCTATCAGAAAAGGAGAGTTTAAAAGCTTAACATCACTCAATAATCTGTTTTTATTTGACAATCAGATTGCCAGTATGGAAAATGGAGCCTTTGAGGGATTGGTCAACCTGACAGATCTTCTACTGAGCTCAAATAAGATCACTCAAATAGCCATAAGAAATACTGTGCTCACGGGACTCCCACTTTTAAAAAGTCTTGATATATCCTGTAATTACATCACATATGTAAATGATGATAAACTAAACCCTCCACCCTTCTCTCATCTGACATCTCTGGAGGACCTCAGGATATTTAGTCAGCGTCACAAGGGACTGTCTCATCTACCTATCAACTTCCTTGAAGGTCTGAAATCTTTATTGTCATTCCAGGCAGGGAGTCTTAATATCAATGAGCTGCACCCAGACACATTCATTCACACACCCCAGTTGTGGTTCCTTGATATCAGTAAGAATGAGTTCACAGCCCTCACTCTAAAGCTGTTTCACCCAATCCCAAGGCTCAACAGCTTGTACCTGTCCAAAGCCCGACTTCAGTCCTTAGATTTCCTCATAGGAGCAAACCTCAGTAGAGTCACTTTCTTGCAGGTGAGCAAGAACGACATAACAGTAGTCAATGAGACAGTGTTGCGTTCTCTCCCTGCCTTGACATACCTGGACATGCAAGATAATGCTTTCACCTGTGGCTGCAGCGATGCTTGGTTTGTCCATTGGATGGAGAACAACAACCAAACACAAGTTGTTGGTGCAGGAGAATTTACCTGCAACTATCCTGCCGATCTAAAGGACACCAAGCTGTTGGATGTTGAGCTTCAGTTCTGTACAGTACACTTTGGACTTTACTGCTACATCTCTACCACTACTCTGGTCCTCCTCACCCTGGTAGCATCCTTTGCCTACCACTTCCTGAAATGGCAGGTAGTTTATGGCTATTACCTCTTCCTGGCTTTCCTCTATGACACTAAGCAAAGGAATAAGCACACGCCTCATGGCTGTCAGTATGATGCCTTCATCTCCTACAATGCCCATGATGAGCCCTGGGTCCTGAGGGAGCTTCTGCCAGAGCTGGAGGGAGAGCAGGGCTGGAAGCTGTGTCTCCACCACCGGGACTTCCAGCCAGGAAAACCAATCATAGACAACATTATGGAAGGCATCTACGGAAGCCGCAAGACCATCTGTGTGATCAGCCGCCGCTACCTGGAGAGTGAGTGGTGCTCCCGGGAGATCCAGGTGGCCAGCTTCCGGCTCTTTGATGAGCAGAAGGACGTCCTGATTCTGGTGTTCCTGGAGGAGATCCCTACCCACCAGCTGTCACCCTACCACCGGATGAGGAAGCTGGTGAAGAGACGCACCTACTTGAGCTGGCCCAGAGCTGGGGAGGAAACCGGGGTCTTCTGGCAGCAACTACGGCTGGCTTTAGAGACCAAGGACGGCTCTTCTGAGGAAAATCCCATACTCTCTGGTGTGCAGGCTCTGTGA